From Trichoderma atroviride chromosome 1, complete sequence, one genomic window encodes:
- a CDS encoding uncharacterized protein (BUSCO:EOG092D2ZKG), with the protein MDIDDILREVDPSSHGIPLETRDLQALTRLWVAERSAPELLKWPADGLFERVNSKIKSQIEKIEDMTGDMDPKTNFALIVIQTELERYKFLVRSYLRTRIAKIDKYTLHYLSTEELRQRLSPTELAYATRHQALLHNHYLSSFLSSFPQRLQNLNDTAGNVSMIDSPDLDTAVFIRLLRDKDVFGRGTDVDSILPAASGDILILRWSSARDLVEYGDAELV; encoded by the exons ATGGATATCGACGATATCCTCCGAGAGGTCGATCCCTCCTCTCACGGCATCCCCCTTGAGACTCGCGACCTGCAGGCCTTGACGCGCCTTTGGGTTGCTGAGAGATCAGCTCCAGAGCTGCTAAA ATGGCCTGCAGATGGCCTGTTTGAGCGGGTCAATTCCAAGATCAAATCTCAGATTGAAAAGATTGAAGATATGACGGGCGACATGGATCCCAAGACCAACTTTGCTCTCATTGTCATCCAGACTGAGCTGGAACGATACAAATTCTTAGTGAGAAGCTATCTCAGGACACGAATAGCAAAA ATCGATAAATACACTCTTCACTATCTATCAACTGAAGAACTAAGACAGCGCCTCTCCCCTACTGAACTGGCATATGCCACAAGACACCAAGCCCTCCTCCACAACCACTACCTCTCATCTTTCCTATCCTCATTCCCTCAGCGCCTCCAGAACCTCAACGACACGGCCGGCAACGTCAGCATGATTGATTCCCCAGACTTGGACACGGCGGTATTCATACGGTTATTGCGAGACAAGGACGTCTTTGGCAGGGGGACTGATGTGGATAGCATTCTTCCGGCGGCAAGCGGCGATATTCTCATTCTGAGGTGGTCGAGCGCCAGGGACCTTGTTGAGTATGGGGACGCGGAGCTTGTTTGA
- a CDS encoding uncharacterized protein (EggNog:ENOG41), producing MPIHQGILPREGFCADVILKLIRRTLLNPNLLLPLVLLARFTKKGQDLSILHPKAARWLRKLFYIAVARGVGRWLSDKVRNNWVNDKYDWSKEIVLITGGSTGIGAFIVKLLDEMKVTVVVLDVQKMTYAASSRVHHFYCDVRSPENVAAVAEKVKSQVGHPSIIINNAGVVRGKTILDATPADVRLTFDVNALAHYWVVQAFLPHIVAQNHGMVVTMASYASWLTIPNMVDYGATKAAAMAFHEGLSAELKTRYNAPRVRTVIVHPGATNTELFTGFKQGAPFLMPHQEPESIAEAVVKQILSGRSGQIILPETGGIWPSLRSQPDWYSFRVRSKAQTGMLNFDGRQIIEDPTTAAAPFKSIGSS from the exons ATGCCGATACACCAGGGCATCCTCCCTCGCGAAGGCTTTTGTGCAGACGTGATTCTAAAGCTCATCCGCAGAACCCTTCTCAACCCAAACCTCCTGCTACCCTTGGTTCTTCTCGCTCGCTTTACCAAAAAGGGCCAGGACCTCTCGATTCTACACCCCAAAGCAGCGCGATGGTTGCGTAAGCTCTTCTACATCGCCGTAGCGCGTGGAGTCGGCCGTTGGCTCTCAGACAAGGTCCGAAACAACTGGGTCAACGACAAGTATGACTGGTCAAAGGAGATTGTGCTCATCACAGGCGGTTCCACGGGCATCGGCGCCTTCATAGTGAAGCTCTTGGACGAGATGAAAGTCACGGTCGTGGTGCTAGACGTGCAGAAGATGACATATGCGGCCT CTTCGAGAGTCCACCACTTCTATTGCGACGTCAGGTCGCCAGAGAAcgtggctgctgttgctgagaaAGTAAAAAGTCAAGTCGGCCACCCCAgtatcatcatcaacaacgctGGTGTCGTCCGCGGCAAGACTATTCTAGATGCCACGCCAGCAGATGTCAGACTTACGTTTGATGTCAATGCGTTGGCCCATTATTGGGTTGTCCAGGCATTCTTACCGCATATCGTGGCCCAGAATCATGGCATGGTCGTAACGATGGCGTCTTATGCCTCGTGGCTTACAATTCCCAACATGGTAGACTACGGTGCAACCAAGgccgcagccatggcattcCATGAGGGTCTTTCAGCTGAGTTGAAGACCCGATACAACGCTCCCAGGGTCCGCACAGTAATAGTCCATCCTGGAGCGACCAACACGGAACTCTTCACCGGCTTCAAACAGGGAGCACCTTTTTTGATGCCCCATCAAGAGCCCGAGTCCATTGCCGAGGCAGTAGTCAAGCAGATCCTGAGCGGTCGCAGTGGTCAGATCATTCTGCCAGAAACTGGAGGGATATGGCCCTCCTTGCGATCCCAGCCGGATTGGTATTCGTTTCGGGTCCGCAGCAAAGCCCAGACCGGCATGTTGAACTTTGACGGGCGGCAGATAATCGAGGACCCAActacagctgctgctcctttcAAGTCCATCGGCAGCAGCTAG
- a CDS encoding uncharacterized protein (EggNog:ENOG41), with product MAPGVVSPASNSRNQSPNHMDEEPDPGPSNNEIAVDDEDATDPLALLRSLPEPPTTCQVCVVGAGPAGLMLAANLARYGIDVEVVDDRADQTPVGRADGLQPKSIETFRQMRLADPLLQRGVRVFDISFWRSTADAPLHRLGREVHYPPVIDVLDPYILLVHQGMVEGLFVDDLRKRGREVRRNTAFESHFVPKSGPVQVRCHTNVNQDKRTILTNYLVGCDGAHSKVRKNMPDVEAVGMSHPDIWGVLDGELITNFPDIWSKTLVYSEEHGSILIVPRERNMTRFYIELKASARADRRELGQKFVMQQARKIMAPFEIEWKYIEWFGRYQVGQRVASRFTDTNTKVFLAGDASHTHSPKSAQGMNTSMHDSWNLSWKLNLACRGLAKPNLLESYEVERRKIALDLVNFDYEHANRIAEGDAVKMAENFRANVRFISGIGADYSESPLNITRPEDNSAILGAARPGCLLPPAKVSRYIDSNPVDVQLDIPMLGQFRIYLLMWDVIQARPFLETFCRSIATPKSLVSQLSAAASASYAKQPRIPAPEDVYTRPERYTVVSHLFTFALITTMPKSEIEISDLPALLQDSRWTFYLDNVPELDTRGAFCTEKWLGSLGPSEVAIVNVRPDGYVGSVGRWDTNVDEAGEQAAAWLDSYYGGFLQAPAMRSPSVRSPSMRSPSVQSPNKE from the exons ATGGCGCCGGGCGTCGTCAGTCCTGCGTCCAACTCGCGGAACCAGAGTCCCAACCACATGGACGAGGAGCCGGATCCAGGCCCGTCAAACAATGAAATCGCcgtcgacgatgaggacgccACTGATCCTCTGGCCCTGCTCCGGAGCCTTCCAGAGCCGCCCACCACATGCCAAGTGTGCGTCGTGGGCGCTGGTCCTGCGGgcttgatgctggcggcgaaCCTCGCCCGCTACGGCATTGATGTTGAGGTTGTAGATGACAGGGCAGATCAGACGCCGGTTGGCAG AGCGGATGGCTTACAGCCCAAATCAATTGAGACATTCCGCCAGATGCGATTGGCTGatccgctgctgcagcgcggCGTGAGAGTCTTCGACATCTCCTTTTGGCGCAGCACGGCCGACGCTCCTCTGCATCGTCTAGGCCGTGAGGTGCATTACCCTCCCGTCATCGATGTTCTGGACCCCTATATCCTGCTCGTTCACCAGGGCATGGTCGAGGGCCTATTCGTCGACGACCTCAGGAAGCGCGGAAGAGAAGTGCGCCGGAACACAGCCTTTGAATCCCACTTCGTTCCCAAATCAGGACCCGTGCAGGTTCGATGTCACACCAATGTCAACCAGGATAAGAGGACCATCCTGACCAATTATCTCGTCGGAT GCGATGGAGCGCACTCCAAGGTCCGGAAGAACATGCCCGACGTTGAGGCCGTGGGCATGTCACATCCAGACATCTGGGGTGTCTTGGATGGcgagctcatcaccaacttCCCCGACATTTGGTCCAAGACTCTCGTGTACTCTGAGGAGCACGGCTCAATTCTCATTGTTCCTCGGGAGCGTAACATGACGCGCTTCTACATCGAACTCAAGGCTAGCGCTCGTGCTGACCGCCGCGAGCTCGGCCAAAAGTTCGTTATGCAGCAGGCTCGCAAGATCATGGCTCCCTTTGAAATTGAATGGAAGTACATTGAGTGGTTCGGGCGATACCAAGTGGGCCAGCGTGTGGCCAGCCGCTTCACGGACACCAACACCAAGGTATTCCTTGCCGGAGATGCCAGCCACACTCACTCCCCCAAATCGGCACAGGGCATGAATACATCGATGCACGACTCATGGAACCTCTCGTGGAAATTGAACCTGGCGTGCCGTGGACTGGCCAAACCCAATCTGCTCGAGAGTTACGAGGTGGAGCGCCGCAAGATCGCCCTGGATCTCGTCAACTTCGACTACGAGCACGCCAATCGGATTGCTGAGGGAGATGCCGTCAAAATGGCCGAGAATTTCAGAGCCAATGTCCGATTCATCTCTGGCATCGGCGCCGACTACAGCGAGAGCCCCCTCAACATTACCCGGCCAGAGGATAACTCGGCCATTCTGGGTGCTGCTCGCCCGGGATGCCTCCTACCCCCAGCCAAGGTGTCGCGATACATCGATTCCAACCCCGTGGACGTCCAGCTTGATATCCCCATGCTTGGCCAGTTCCGTATCTACCTCCTTATGTGGGATGTAATACAGGCAAGGCCATTCTTGGAGACATTCTGCCGCTCCATTGCGACACCCAAGTCCCTGGTGAGCCAGCTTTCCGCCGCCGCAAGCGCATCTTACGCCAAGCAGCCCAGGATTCCGGCGCCTGAAGATGTATACACACGACCTGAGAGATATACCGTAGTCAGCCACTTGTTTACTTTTGCTTTGATCA CCACCATGCCCAAGTCTGAAATTGAAATCTCAGACCTGCCAGCGCTGTTGCAGGACAGCCGGTGGACGTTTTATCTAGACAACGTCCCCGAGCTAGACACAAGAGGCGCTTTCTGCACGGAGAAGTGGCTTGGAAGCCTCGGCCCCAGCGAGGTCGCCATCGTCAATGTCCGTCCCGACGGCTACGTTGGCTCCGTCGGCCGCTGGGACACAAACGTTgacgaggctggcgagcAGGCGGCGGCGTGGTTGGATTCTTATTATGGCGGGTTTTTGCAAGCCCCAGCCATGCGATCTCCCAGTGTGCGATCTCCTAGCATGCGATCTCCTAGCGTGCAATCCCCAAACAAAGAGTAA
- a CDS encoding uncharacterized protein (EggNog:ENOG41) — MQSQGREEVLQTDVPFGVKMWPQIMCRGSIFGDERWLLGETPRGDVLILVF; from the coding sequence ATGCAGAGCCAGGGCAGGGAGGAGGTCCTCCAGACGGACGTTCCATTCGGAGTGAAGATGTGGCCTCAGATCATGTGCAGGGGAAgcatctttggcgatgagCGGTGGCTCCTTGGGGAGACTCCTCGCGGAGACGTGCTGATTCTCGTCTTCTAA
- a CDS encoding uncharacterized protein (EggNog:ENOG41), with translation MDIALANLPYYIFSDIILYLPPIQVLRCRRISRIIHEALTRDELCITLILKHFPRALEGRRLRQLLEADEAESLDRGDWAVAFARLTRRYHHLGRAEPWKKIKVPVLRDAKLLQGVATWNRLLSLANRNTLFHYQDPVWTVAPTEGLLVYPAPKTDYSRPEYRARDLATGVEVRVPFGLKGKIVRRLRISHGILAIEWCLNTPRKPVGVTGEFHNHYATFYDVRRTGSWDGIIPQRPALDGTTPTYTWKIKFRCEFLIYPFGLPVNSVDRFFSAHNATHYAVYTWQATRFPHPTLNNTAEPIERLTIWEIGAPSNYRLSDNVFGIARQDPTVGPRIIRSLAGSQLEAWSVLQGTRPSLRTLALDDCTWDASRSTACGHVFFSEEEHRWSSGGHSSERLPRFHLVKTTGIPLIGEGPRWVDECRGGTEANIQPSRRSRWRIHATETYEEEDSGYEDDGENAAGGQQRRQQQRHNCHEYNRSKFVSRNKTLGQARGNMARSSSLLAPYRVSLPDNVRSFGHPCRHSHRCPKLLYASCHLFLSNG, from the coding sequence ATGGATATCGCGCTGGCAAACCTCCCTTACTACATCTTCAGTGACATCATCTTATACCTTCCTCCCATACAGGTCCTCAGGTGCCGGCGCATTTCTCGCATCATTCACGAGGCCCTTACGAGAGACGAGCTCTGCATCACGCTCATCTTGAAGCATTTCCCGCGCGCGCTCGAAGGCCGGCGACTCaggcagcttctggaagcCGACGAAGCGGAATCGCTGGACCGAGGGGACTGGGCTGTCGCGTTTGCGCGGCTGACGAGGCGGTATCATCATCTGGGCCGGGCAGAGCCCTGgaagaagatcaaggtgCCGGTGCTGAGAGATGCAAAGCTGCTTCAGGGCGTGGCGACGTGGAATCGGCTCCTGAGCTTGGCCAACAGGAACACGCTCTTTCACTACCAGGATCCGGTATGGACGGTGGCACCGACAGAGGGGCTGCTGGTCTATCCGGCGCCGAAGACGGACTACTCCAGGCCGGAGTACCGGGCCCGGGATCTGGCGACTGGGGTGGAGGTCAGGGTTCCGTTTGGGCTAAAGGGCAAGATTGTGAGGCGGCTGCGGATCAGCCATGGCATTCTTGCGATTGAGTGGTGTCTAAACACTCCGAGGAAACCCGTCGGCGTCACTGGAGAGTTTCATAACCACTATGCAACCTTTTACGACGTCCGTCGGACTGGATCTTGGGACGGCATCATTCCTCAGCGGCCTGCTCTCGACGGCACTACGCCGACTTACACCTGGAAGATCAAGTTTCGCTGTGAATTTTTGATTTATCCTTTTGGCCTTCCGGTGAACTCCGTAGatcgcttcttctcagcgCACAACGCTACTCACTATGCCGTTTACACATGGCAGGCCACGCGCTTTCCCCATCCTACTTTGAACAACACTGCAGAGCCCATTGAGCGGCTCACAATATGGGAGATTGGCGCCCCTTCGAACTACAGACTGTCTGACAATGTATTTGGCATCGCGCGACAAGATCCAACTGTGGGCCCCCGCATCATTCGCAGCCTGGCAGGGTCTCAACTTGAGGCATGGTCCGTTCTACAAGGCACAAGACCTTCGTTGCGCACATTGGCTCTGGACGACTGTACCTGGGATGCATCCAGGAGCACTGCCTGCGGCCacgtcttcttctcagaGGAGGAACACAGATGGTCTTCAGGCGGACACAGCTCCGAGCGTCTACCGCGTTTCCATCTCGTCAAGACGACGGGGATACCGCTGATCGGCGAGGGGCCAAGGTGGGTGGATGAGTGTCGAGGGGGCACCGAAGCCAATATACAACCCTCtcgcagaagcagatggaGAATACATGCAACCGAGACatacgaggaggaggacagCGGCtatgaagacgatggcgagaATGCCGCCGGGGGGCAACagagacggcagcagcagcggcacaaCTGTCACGAATACAACCGCAGCAAATTCGTTTCTCGAAACAAGACCCTGGGCCAGGCACGCGGAAACATGGCCCGGTCGAGCTCCTTGCTGGCGCCATATCGAGTTTCCCTACCTGACAATGTCCGAAGTTTTGGACATCCCTGCCGGCATTCGCATCGTTGCCCGAAATTGCTTTATGCTAGCTgtcatctcttcctttccaaTGGATAA